In Agrococcus jenensis, the genomic window CGCCCGCATGCTCGAGCTGCTCGACGCCGGACCGGGCGACCGGGTGCTCGACGTCGGCGCCGGCTCCGGCTGGACCGCGGCTATCCTCGAGGAGCTCGGCGCTGCCGTGATCGGCGTGGAGCTCGTGCCGCAGCTCGTCGAGACCGCCAACGCCAACCTCGCAGCGCACGGCAGCCGCGCGCGCGTGCGGCAGGCGACGCCGCACATCCTCGGCCTGCCCGACGACGCGCCCTTCGACCGCATCCTGGTCTCGGCCGACCTGTGGCGGATGCCCGACGCGCTCGTCGCGCAGCTCGCCGACGGCGGCCGGATGGTCGCCCCCGTCGCGGGCCGGATGACCGTCGTCGACGTGCGCGACGGGCGGCCGCGCGCGCGGGAGGACCGGGGCCGGTACGCCTTCGTGCCGCTGCGGGAGTGACGGCGCGGGCACGACGGCGCGTGCATGACCGGGCCGTCGGGACGGCGCGGGCACCGCGCGGCTCCGGCGGGACCCGGCGGCCCCCGGCATAGGGTTGCTGGACCGACTCGAGGAGGCATCCGTGCGCCCCAGCCCCGAAGCGCTGACCGACCGGCTCGCCCGCACGCGCGCACGCATGCAGGCGTCGGGGCTCGACGGGCTCGTGGTCGTCGACCCGGCGAACCTGCACTACCTCACCGGCTACGACGCGTGGTCGTTCTACATGCCGCAGCTGCTGTTCGTGCCGCTCGTCGGCGAGCCGCTGCTCATCATGCGGGCGATGGACGCCGGCGGCGCGCACCGCACCGCGCAGACGCCGCCCGAGCGCATCCTGGGCTACCCCGAGGCGCTCGTGCACCAGCAGGCCGTGCACCCGTTCGACTGGGCGGCGCAGCAGCTGCGCGAGCACGGCTTCGCGCAGCGCGGCCGCGTCGGCTTCGAGGCCGACGCCCACTTCTTCTCGGTGCGCGCGTTCCACGCCCTCGAGCGCGGGCTGCCCGAGTGGCAGCTCGTCGACAGCCACGAGCTCGTGAACTGGGCGCGGCTCGTGAAGAGCCCGGCCGAGCTCGAGCTCATGCGCAAGGCCGGCCGGGTCGCGTCGGCCGCGATGCAGGCCGGGATCGACGCCGTCACGGAGGGCGCCCGGCTCAACGACGTCGCTGCGGCGATCCAGTTCGCGCAGGCGACCGGCGTCGAGGGCGCGGAGGGCGACTACCCCGCGATCGTGCCGATGCTGCCGACCGGCGAGTCGGCCGACACCCCGCACATGACCTTCAGCGCGCGTCGGCTCGGCGCCGGCGAGGCCGTCTCGATCGAGCTCGCGGGCGCCCACCACCGCTACCACGCGCCGCTCGCGCGCACGCTGACGCTCGGTCGCCCCGACGCGCGGCTCGAGCGGCTCGCCGACATCACCGCCGAGGGGCTCGCGCTCGTGCTCGACGGGCTGCGTCCCGGCCGTGCGGTCGCCGACGTGCACGCGATCTGGGCGCAGCACATCGCGCAGCATGGCGTCGAGAAGCCCTCGCGGCTCGGCTACTCGATCGGCATCGGCTACCCGCCCGACTGGGGCGAGCGCACGGTCTCGGTGCGCGGCGACGACACGACGGTGCTCGAGCCGGGCGTCTGCCTGCACATCATCGCGGGCATGTGGATGTCGGGCTACGGCTGCGAGCTGAGCGAGTCGATCGCGATCACCGCCGACGGCGTCGAGGTGCTCACGAGCGCGCCGCGCGAGCTGATCGTGCGAGGCGACGCGTGACGGATGCCGCCGGCAGCGTCGACGCCGACCTGGAGCGGGCGCTCGCGCTCGTCGACGAGGCGACGATCGTCGCCGACGCATCCTCGCTCATCCTCGCGGCGAGCGAGAACCCCGGCGGCACCGAGCTCGTCGCCGTGCGGGTGCTCGAGTCGATCGCGTCGCGGCTG contains:
- a CDS encoding protein-L-isoaspartate O-methyltransferase family protein, coding for MSELHVEPGVVERVRAAMAATPRATFLPPVVRHLADVDRPVGIGWDATSSQPSTVARMLELLDAGPGDRVLDVGAGSGWTAAILEELGAAVIGVELVPQLVETANANLAAHGSRARVRQATPHILGLPDDAPFDRILVSADLWRMPDALVAQLADGGRMVAPVAGRMTVVDVRDGRPRAREDRGRYAFVPLRE
- a CDS encoding M24 family metallopeptidase, with the protein product MRPSPEALTDRLARTRARMQASGLDGLVVVDPANLHYLTGYDAWSFYMPQLLFVPLVGEPLLIMRAMDAGGAHRTAQTPPERILGYPEALVHQQAVHPFDWAAQQLREHGFAQRGRVGFEADAHFFSVRAFHALERGLPEWQLVDSHELVNWARLVKSPAELELMRKAGRVASAAMQAGIDAVTEGARLNDVAAAIQFAQATGVEGAEGDYPAIVPMLPTGESADTPHMTFSARRLGAGEAVSIELAGAHHRYHAPLARTLTLGRPDARLERLADITAEGLALVLDGLRPGRAVADVHAIWAQHIAQHGVEKPSRLGYSIGIGYPPDWGERTVSVRGDDTTVLEPGVCLHIIAGMWMSGYGCELSESIAITADGVEVLTSAPRELIVRGDA